From a single Mycosarcoma maydis chromosome 2, whole genome shotgun sequence genomic region:
- a CDS encoding adenosylmethionine decarboxylase SPE2 (related to S-adenosylmethionine decarboxylase (spe-2)) has translation MTPAIDLEAAANRLDSYTPAAFHMQQHHHLHKDTADLLMEAKEAQRIKTLEIMDARAELLRSKLNDDASSITTAVDSNSGSPEKVIDDFHDPCGPFEGPEKLLELWFAEEPADVSACRWSDPDARPNHFGLRSVPRAIWETMLDIVKCKVLSVIQGSHVDAYLLSESSMFVFPHKLILKTCGTTTLLLGLEKLLTIAAKALAGLNTASSFAKLSSPDIDDQDHDDEASTAMSDSSFVQERQLGAIVKHAFYSRKSFMFPERQKGPHRDWMLEVAVLDRFFDHGSAYTVGKMNGDHWLLWMGCEGAREAEPFSIAAADTIERPLTLPAPCVEDQTLEILMTHLSPASCARFVFDEQLPHPTVAECYPRNHLSATEASAPASSLDKGHALGLALSNKLGLTELFPETELDAFAFEPCGYSANAVMPRGGKNDNAGYWTIHVTPEQDSSYASFETNVALCSNSPSSTIRDEQTTLELPTNLPTLVRRVVDIFEPGKMSVTLFVSTSEHAEEVEGDKAVLTNEDILHALTIKGYKRTDRIAYEFERYNLVFVSFEMRRSH, from the coding sequence ATGACACCCgccatcgatctcgaagctgctgctaaCCGTCTCGACTCGTACACTCCTGCTGCTTTCCACATGCAGCAACACCATCACCTCCACAAAGACACTGCCGACCTCCTCATGGAGGCAAAAGAAGCTCAGCGCATCAAGACCCTCGAGATCATGGATGCTCGGGCCGAACTCCTCCGCtccaagctcaacgatGACGCTTCCAGCATCACTACCGCCGTCGACTCCAACAGCGGCAGCCCCGAAAAGGTGATCGATGACTTTCACGATCCTTGCGGTCCCTTTGAAGGCCCCGAGAAGCTCCTTGAGCTTTGGTTTGCCGAGGAGCCAGCCGACGTTAGCGCTTGTCGATGGTCCGACCCGGACGCTCGCCCCAACCATTTTGGCCTTCGCTCGGTTCCCAGAGCCATCTGGGAAACCATGCTGGACATTGTCAAGTGCAAGGTGCTCAGCGTCATCCAAGGCTCTCACGTTGACGCCTACTTGCTCAGCGAGTCTTCCATGTTTGTCTTTCCGCACAAGCTCATCCTCAAGACGTGCGGCACCACCACTCTCTTGCTCGGCCTCGAGAAGCTTCTGACCATCGCTGCCAAAGCTCTTGCCGGTCTCAACACCGCTTCTAGCTTTGCCAAGCTCTCCTCCCCCGACATCGACGACCAGGATCACGATGATGAGGCGTCCACCGCCATGTCCGACTCGAGCTTTGTCCAGGAACGTCAGCTCGGCGCCATTGTCAAGCACGCCTTTTACAGCCGAAAGAGCTTCATGTTCCCCGAGCGTCAGAAAGGCCCTCACCGCGACTGGATGCTCGAAGTGGCCGTTCTCGACCGCTTTTTCGACCATGGCTCAGCCTACACGGTCGGCAAAATGAACGGCGACCACTGGCTGCTCTGGATGGGCTGCGAGGGTGCGCGCGAGGCCGAACCTTTTTCCATCGCTGCCGCTGATACCATCGAGCGGCCTCTGACTCTGCCCGCTCCCTGTGTCGAGGACCAGACGCTCGAGATTCTCATGACGCACCTCTCGCCTGCTTCGTGCGCTCGATTTGTGTTTGACGAACAGCTTCCGCACCCCACCGTTGCAGAGTGCTACCCACGCAACCACTTGTCAGCCACCGAAGCGTCAGCACCCGCTTCATCGCTCGACAAAGGCCACGCGCTCGGTCTCGCTCTCTCCAACAAACTCGGCCTTACCGAGCTCTTTCCCGAAACCGAACTCGACGCTTTCGCGTTTGAGCCTTGCGGCTACTCTGCCAATGCCGTCATGCCCCGCGGCGGTAAGAACGACAATGCTGGCTACTGGACCATCCACGTGACCCCCGAACAAGACTCTTCCTACGCTTCCTTCGAGACCAACGTCGCTCTCTGCTCTAACAGTCCTTCCAGCACCATTCGGGACGAGCAGACtacgctcgagctgcccACCAATCTGCCCACCTTGGTCAGGCGTGTGGTCGACATCTTTGAACCGGGCAAGATGTCGGTCACCCTGTTCGTCTCGACTTCCGAGCATGCCGAGGAGGTTGAGGGTGACAAGGCTGTCTTGACCAACGAGGACATCCTGCATGCCCTGACCATCAAAGGTTACAAGAGGACCGATAGGATCGCATACGAATTCGAGAGGTACAATCTCGTCTTTGTGTCTTTTGAAATGAGGCGCTCTCATTAG
- a CDS encoding putative phosphoribosylaminoimidazole carboxylase ADE2: MEQRVVGVLGAGQLGRMFVEAAARLNVQVKLLDVGDTAPAKQINYLPGPDGKSQHIDGSFADPEKIRQLASQVDVLTIEIEHVDANQLQKVLDDKLVDAVHPLPSTIALIQDKYLQKVHLANKGLPLAEYVAVGPEDMAKVADVAQARSAQIQAVEKIGKVFGFPFMLKSRTQAYDGKGNYVVRSADQAAAAAAVAALGDGKRGLYAEKWAPFEREVAVMVVRSVTGEVRAYPAVETVHKNSICHTVFAPLRTADPGVEARARKIAEQAVATFGGAGVFGVEMFLMPNGELLINEIAPRPHNSGHYTIEAADTSQYENHVRAILGLPLGSTALKVPSAAMINILGLADSDKDAEAVAKTLVPAVVSLNVAGTTCHLYGKAGCRQGRKMGHITIVGQSDAQVRARLRVVDEALDKATELAEKGGKLPSELTLAGVVALNASASTGSSSSQALLVASPKSAADFSHPQPLVGIIMGSDSDLPVMMAAAEILKKFDVPFELTIVSAHRTPDRMRTYARSAPARGLRAIIAGAGGAAHLPGMVAAQTALPVIGVPVKGSTLDGVDSLHSIVQMPRGIPVATVAINNSTNAALLAIRILGAADPTYLDKMQKYMEEMENEVNGKIERLAHDAWDYTLNK, translated from the coding sequence ATGGAACAGCGTGTTGTGGGTGTGCTCGGCGCTGGTCAGCTTGGCCGCATGTTTGTTGAAGCAGCGGCTCGACTCAACGTGCaagtcaagctgctcgatgtcGGCGACACGGCTCCAGCCAAGCAGATCAACTACCTCCCTGGCCCCGATGGAAAGTCGCAACACATTGAtggcagctttgccgaTCCCGAAAAGATCCGCCAGCTTGCTTCGCAGGTAGATGTGCTCaccatcgagatcgagcacgtCGATGCTAACCAGCTTCAGaaggtgctcgacgacaagctcgtAGATGCCGTCCATCCGCTCCCCTCGACCATCGCTCTGATCCAGGACAAGTATCTTCAAAAGGTTCATCTAGCCAACAAAGGACTGCCGCTCGCTGAATACGTCGCTGTGGGTCCAGAAGACATGGCCAAGGTTGCCGATGTAGCACAGGCGCGCTCGGCTCAGATCCAAGCTGTGGAGAAAATTGGCAAGGTGTTTGGATTCCCATTCATGCTCAAGTCAAGGACGCAGGCATACGACGGCAAGGGCAACTATGTCGTCCGATCTGCCGAccaggctgctgctgctgccgctgttgctgcgctAGGCGATGGCAAGCGTGGTTTGTACGCTGAAAAGTGGGCGCCGTTCGAGCGTGAAGtggcggtgatggtggtgcgtAGCGTCACGGGCGAAGTACGAGCGTATCCGGCGGTGGAAACGGTGCACAAGAACAGCATCTGCCACACGGTATTTGCTCCGTTGCGAACCGCTGATCCGGGCGTCGAGGCGCGCGCACGAAAGATTGCCGAGCAAGCTGTGGCCACGTTTGGTGGAGCTGGTGTTtttggcgtcgagatgTTCCTCATGCCCAacggcgagctgctcatcaACGAGATTGCACCGCGACCCCACAACTCGGGGCACTATACCATCGAAGCCGCCGACACGAGTCAGTACGAGAACCACGTGCGCGCCATCCTCGGCTTGCCGTTGGGTAGCACGGCGCTCAAGGTCCCCTCGGCGGCCATGATCAACATTCTTGGTTTGGCTGATTCAGACAAGGATGCGGAAGCGGTGGCCAAGACGCTGGTTCCTGCTGTTGTCAGTCTCAACGTTGCTGGCACGACGTGCCACCTGTACGGCAAAGCGGGCTGCCGTCAGGGTAGGAAGATGGGCCACATTACCATTGTGGGGCAGAGCGATGCTCAGGTGCGAGCACGTTTGCGTGTGGTAGACGAGGCGTTGGACAAGGCTACGGAGCTCGCCGAGAAGGGCGGCAAGCTTCCTTCTGAGCTGACGCTTGCTGGCGTTGTGGCACTCAACGCTTCGGCATCGACTggctcgtcaagctcacAAGCGCTTTTGGTAGCGTCACCCAAGTCGGCGGCTGACTTTTCGCATCCTCAGCCATTGGTGGGCATTATTATGGGCTCGGATAGCGATTTGCCCGTgatgatggcagcagccgagatTCTCAAAAAGTTTGACGTGCCGTTTGAGCTGACCATTGTCAGCGCGCACCGCACGCCAGATCGCATGCGCACGTATGCGCGCAGTGCGCCTGCTCGCGGGCTGCGCGCCATCATTGCAGGTGCCGGTGGCGCGGCTCACCTGCCAGGCATGGTAGCTGCGCAGACGGCACTTCCCGTCATCGGCGTGCCGGTCAAGGGCAGCACACTCGACGGTGTCGATTCGCTGCACAGCATTGTGCAGATGCCTCGAGGAATCCCTGTTGCCACCGTGGCTATCAACAACAGCACCAATGCGGCCCTTTTGGCGATTCGCATCTTGGGCGCTGCTGACCCGACGTATCTGGATAAGATGCAAAAGTACATGGAAGAGATGGAAAACGAGGTGAatggcaagatcgagcgTCTGGCCCATGATGCATGGGATTACACGTTGAACAAGTAG
- a CDS encoding translation initiation factor eIF2B subunit beta (related to GCD7 - translation initiation factor eIF2b, 43 kDa subunit) — translation MTDVIAAGTPGGPAPRFTHQAPFETIIKEKTSQKLIISLSLRLRRGQISGPEAVSEATAKALRSLVSSAKYNSMQELIDIIKSAGRYLQLSQPAEQSIGNITRRVVHLLREEAKAALLEAHEKEQSGLNTGGCGSGVASLSTSISDLQLVSAFGGAGVASAIPAHMGQSSGSGSGCASSSSTSVHQLHSAHGTRSSSHSQLPSNSSSTSAPAPSHSPGKRPGPYPLRAASESHPGSSAFVHGSFSISDLVAAGGMATSTSSSLAHTPVDGSYASTPHASLSRKGSGVFDSSFTHLSQQMSSVSLVEDAAGEAEAEEAMQSGAAATSKDVDEQASEVSSEEDGLDQDDDELGAHDASSLTTGKKSGTGGAYFLKPLLIQAIQDLIDELETVDDNISKVSRDHIHSGEVILTLGSCATVQAFLRAAAKDRKFTVIVAETAPSYSGHALARTLAKAGISVLLIPDSCIFGVMPRVSKVVLGAHAVLANGGAICVAASYATSLAAQQHSVPVMILTGVFKICPEWSGIHHFAHGAASDGAALAPAALVDYATSSSIVEHAEIVSNAFDYVPPHLVHVFITNLGEHPPSYVYRLVKENYHHDDILL, via the coding sequence ATGACGGACGTCATCGCAGCAGGAACGCCGGGCGGTCCCGCGCCCAGATTCACGCACCAAGCGCCTTTCGAAACGATCATCAAAGAAAAGACTTCGCAGAAACTCATCATCAGCCTCTCGCTCCGTCTTCGTCGAGGGCAGATCTCGGGACCCGAAGCGGTCTCGGAAGCCACCGCAAAGGCGCTTCGCAGCCTGGTGTCTTCGGCCAAGTACAACTCAATGCAGGAGCTCATCGATATTATCAAATCTGCGGGGCGATACCTGCAGCTTTCGCAGCCGGCCGAACAGTCGATTGGCAACATCACGAGGAGGGTGGTGCATTTACTGAGGGAGGAAGCCAAAGCTGCGTTGTTGGAAGCGCACGAGAAGGAGCAGAGTGGTCTCAATACGGGAGGGTGCGGAAGCGGCgtggcgagcttgagcacgtcgatctcggatCTGCAGCTTGTTTCTGCTTTTGGTGGTGCGGGTGTAGCGTCTGCGATTCCGGCTCACATGGGACAGTCGAGTGGTTCGGGTTCGGGTTGCGCTTCAAGCTCTTCAACCTCTGTGCATCAGCTACACAGCGCACATGGTACCAGGAGCAGTTCTCATTCGCAATTGCCGTCAAATTCGTCTTCGACCAGCGCACCCGCGCCAAGCCATTCTCCCGGGAAGCGTCCGGGACCTTAtccgcttcgagcagcatcggAATCGCATCCTGGCTCGTCGGCGTTTGTGCACGGCAGCTTTTCGATTTCGGACCTGGTCGCTGCAGGTGGTATGGCCACGTCGACGTCTTCTAGCCTCGCACACACGCCTGTAGACGGAAGCTACGCTTCGACCCCGCACGCGTCGCTCTCTCGCAAAGGCTCCGGTGTGTTCGATTCGAGCTTCACGCACCTGTCACAACAGATGTCCAGTGTGAGCCTAGTCGAGGATGCGGCTGGAGAAGCCGAAGCGGaggaagcgatgcagagcgGTGCCGCTGCTACCAGCAAGGATGTGGATGAACAAGCATCGGAAGTGTCGTCAGAAGAAGACGGATTGGAtcaggacgacgacgagctgggtGCGCACGATGCATCGTCGCTCACCACGGGCAAGAAATCGGGCACGGGCGGAGCATATTTTTTGAAACCGTTACTGATCCAGGCGATTCAAGACCTGATTGACGAACTGGAGACTGTAGACGACAATATCTCCAAGGTGTCGCGCGATCACATTCATTCGGGTGAAGTGATTCTGACACTTGGATCGTGTGCTACGGTGCAAGCGTTTttgcgcgctgctgcgaagGATCGCAAGTTTACCGTGATCGTTGCCGAGACAGCGCCGTCGTATTCAGGGCATGCGCTGGCGCGGACGCTTGCCAAAGCGGGGATTTCCGTGCTACTGATCCCGGACAGTTGCATCTTTGGTGTGATGCCGCGCGTGTCCAAGGTGGTGCTTGGTGCGCATGCGGTTCTCGCGAATGGTGGAGCGATCTGTGTAGCTGCGTCGTATGCTACGTCGCTAGCcgctcagcagcacagcgTCCCCGTGATGATCTTGACCGGAGTATTCAAGATCTGTCCGGAATGGTCCGGAATCCACCACTTTGCGCACGGCGCAGCCAGTGACGGTGCCGCTCTCGCGCCTGCAGCACTCGTCGACTacgccaccagcagcagcatcgtcgagcacgcCGAAATCGTCAGTAACGCCTTCGACTACGTCCCTCCGCACTTGGTCCATGTGTTCATCACCAACCTCGGCGAACATCCGCCCAGCTACGTGTATCGCCTGGTCAAGGAAAACTACCACCACGACGATATTCTTCTTTGA